The following nucleotide sequence is from Vitis vinifera cultivar Pinot Noir 40024 chromosome 14, ASM3070453v1.
ttataatcttaaaaaataCACCCATTCACCTTCCCCACCCCCCTTCTTTGGATATTACCCTACTAGACAATGGTTTTTCAcgaataaaatataagaagagGAAAGGTCATTATACTAACTCCACCCTCTCTATAATGGGCATTGCAAGAACATCCCCTAACATATTAAGTCTCCTCCCATTCTCCACTGACCATAATGAAGCCTTGATCCATCACTTTTTTCTAGAGTCttgaattctaaaaaaaaaaaaaacatattaagtCTCCTCCCATTCTCCACTGACCATAATGAAGCCTTGATCCATCACTTTTTTCTAGAGTCttgaattctaaaaaaaaaaaaaaacatgtataaaTGTGTGACGCTTCACCTagtaacaataaaaaataaaaaaaagttaactcCCCACACCTATCTTATTTTAGGAGTATGATGTacaatgttttttagaattaaatcgaacattaaaatagaaaagttaTCAATTCACGGTTTATTGGTCAGACCAGTGGTTGAACCATAGTTAAACCaggacatcataaatatatcatttatattttattttatatatatatatatatatatatatatatatatatatatatatatatatatatatatatatatatatatataattaaaattttaataatattttatcgTCTATATTCGATATaccaaattaaatgataaatataaaaataaattataatatttaattaaataatatatctatatattttgttattttaaaattctaaaaattactatattaattcatttatattaatttcatatttatcatttaaatgttttatattataaaaatttaaaagaaagatGTATAGATAGTTAttctattattaattaaatggtTGTGCAACTCATTGGTTTGTTACTCATGTTGTTAACCACAAGTCTCAATTCAATTCCCCACCATGCAAAGCTCATTCCTACATTAGAAATCTATAAACCATTTATGTAGTATTTATATGCGCACACATTAGGAAAAACCAAATGGGCTTAGAGGGAAGGAAACTGGGTAAGAAGAATAGGAGGCATATAGGTTTTGAAACAGGACAGTTCGTCTGTCATATGGTCCAACTACTAACTCAAGTGGTCCAACAATAGTCTAACCTCTATTTGGTCCATTTCACCAAGTCGATCTAATTGgtcctgtttggttttcaaaaaacaatgtTATGATTGAAATGGGGTAGAAACACcttaacaaaagaaaagaaacattgAAAGAACAATagtaagagaagaaaaagaccaACCTCCAAATGCTTTATATAGATTGAGTATTCCCCTGgcctaaggaaaaaaaatgtacctTTAGCATTTAGATATTTtcactcatttatttaaaatttgctAAACAAAAAGGAAGGAGATGTAGGGACGAGATCATCTATTGATACATGGAATGATCAAAGAATAATATAGGACACTACATAATTGGAAGATGCCCACTTACCACATCATCCTAACAGGCTCCTCAGTATCATAGcatattgagaaaataaaggctaatcttaaatgagaaaaacacccaagagaggggtgaattgagtttttaaaaaattctttttaaacacaacaaacTTAAGCATAAgagaagcaaatataaagagatcGAGTTAGAGAAAttaaactcagattttatagtggttcaacacttccttacctacgtccactcttCTCAAACTCCTAATCGAATGagagttccactaacttgaaactttaaccaagcttctaatcacctttacacttggattccaactccaatgggctcttacacaatctctttaaGTTttaactcacttgaaggctttaacactcaattaacaaatatgaatctctcaacctacCTCAACAaaggctcaaatacaactcaagactaggatgaatcacaaagatgcactaaaggatatgcaaatgggatttaatgcaccaagaacataaatgagagcttttaaggcaagaacaagtgggtaaacaaataaatgcaggtgttctcttgcttataaatgaagtggagctctctatttataggtttctaacttcgggagccaagaaaactaaaaaaacagcCTTAACCGTTCGAATTGGGGTCGactggttcactagccgttTAAGTATTTAATGCTTGGTAGATGACCGTTACCCTCGACCGGGAAGGAAAAGCTGTTGGAAGAGAGAGTGTGTTTTTTACACTCCTCGATCGGAAAGAGGAAACCGATTGATCAATACCCTGGTCGGTTGAGCCGGTTTGGACAGTGTCTTGATCgattcaccatttttggccCAAAAACCTATTTTCTTATGgtattttctcttctaacacttaggaaaggtctttaggtaaattaatatgccaattttgaagtgatttgcctaaggttcatttgataaaactcgggatTTGATGAAActgtaactttaaagaataaacaaagtttttcaaagatacatgaaatgatatgtaaatcctaagtgcactcatgcattcaccTTACAAATGTTTCCTATGATTGAAAGTCTTCCAaaggtcttgatcttgcatccatttggttctttgatgaatttccaaattaacacatgcaattctttataattcaactAATTAGTAATTTagccatgatttgttatcatcaaaacctgatttaaaaataaatatattaaaagaacttaaatttttttttaaatagttgataaatattattcttaacTTTACTTgtatcaattacacttacaaaataactttagcaatgtaattttatttattttatcattttttgaagtcTTTTTAAGTATTCCCATGAATTTGGAATAATTTTCGTTTCActaatatttttgtcaaaatatttattgatattttactcatattttttatatatccgtaaaatttaATTACCTCTCATTCAAATGAAGACAAGTTCATCCCTTCTAATGGCTATCACATATTAATAACTTCAATGTATAATCCCTTTTATAGTAGAAATAACCAAATTCATTTGCACAACAATCATTGCTAAGACTTAATAGATTACTTCACGGTTTCTATTTAATTGACAACCCCATTATTACTCCACTTGACTATTTGGAAAATGTACTAATCTCATCTCCAAtaaagtacaaaaatgaagctATTTCCCAAAACAAGATAATTAAAACAATCACTCTATATCGGTTAAAAGTacgtttggtagtaattttaaaaaatatttttaatctttttaatacttttttattttttaagtattagaaatggtAGAAACACTTCTTATAAGTACTGTCAAACGCATTTTAAGAATTCATTTGATATTGattctaaaaaacacttttaatatttataatacttaaaaaattttaccatTCAactgttaaaaatattagaaagactTTCTAGAGTAACTCCCAAACACACTTTAAATTTCTTACCTAGAATCATAGTTAACTTGACTATTGAAGAGAGGTTGGCCTAACCGGTACTTTATCTCCCCTGAACTTACTTttacaaaccaaaggaaagaGATATATTTGAAAGACGCCAAGGTCTAGAAGTGGAATGAAAGAAGACCTCTCAaatttatcctaattaatttttcgTAAAAGCAATTGCAATTGTGAAAGAAACGTCATTGAGGAAAGGAAACTCCGAGAGTTGGTATATGAGAAAGCATGCATAAGACATTAAGTAGTAGTCCTCGTGCATTTGAAAGCCATTGAAAAAAACAACGTACCACATCAAAAGCTGGCCGacaataaattatcaaaagtTTGACAAAGTGGCAAAAAGCTAGTAGTGGGAGGATCTGAAAacggaaaaaaaagaaaaaaaaaagttacacaTTAGAAAAATCTGACAAAACAACGTGAACAAGAAGTCTGGTATGCAGGAAAGGTTACGTTGATTTTAAAATAGAGTAAATTATGACGGAAAAGAAGAAGCgttttgaaataaaaagaaaaaacgatGGTGTAGCATAGTTAGGCACATGTGCAGTTTAGACGGATAGGCCGGCAAGAGGCATAAAGCTGATAACGGTTGTTGGTAAATGGAGTAGTTGTGAAAATGAGGGGCGTGACCATGTCCATGCCCCAATCTGACCTTTCTCAGGAGTCGGGAGTCAAGGAAAGcaactaatatatttttctatgtATATATGATCATGCCTTGATTATTTGGAGGGTAGCATAGCAAGGGGTATTAGAGTATCAATTATTTTCCCTTTCAACTGCTTGGTTTGTATCGCTGAGCCGGCATTGATCATCATTAATTTAAGAAATGAATTTATGTCTCCTATCGACAACGTAAAATTAAAGGGATTGGGGATATAATAATGGTCTAAGCGTGGGAGTCATCCAATGGGATCTGTATGCGGCACTTAAAAGGGAATCTTTTTGACTTGGTTTTGAATGGGGGAATGCCTGAATCAACATGGGATGACAAATGGAAGATAATCATTAACCATTTAGTCATCAATCAAGGTGAAGTACCTAATGTGCATGCATGACTGTGACACCCATCCCATTTCATTATGCTTTTCACATCCTCTTTCGAATATGCCATCTTCAATTCTTCATctcaaattattatatttatttattaacacaaTTATGAGGCGGAAAAGTGCATTTTCATACCctcatctataaaaaaaaaaaacaaaaaaaatatgaatctaagtttataaaatactaattttcaaccgttatctaaaaataatttatatttcatattattttttaatgatatatgtaTTACATTTAACTATCTTAGATATCATTATTCACCAGcgtatgaaatttgaattattttttaaaaaattcaattttttaattacttttatatgAGTATGAAAAACCtcactttttttatatatatattattaaggAATATGATTTGTATATTGAGCTTAAATCTtgaacttttaggaaaattgataatttaatataGGTATCAGAACTTGGTTTGCTAGAAAGTTTAGGGTACAATTTAAATTTCCTTATTTGATTATTTGGATATGAATccatttcatttggttttaaattttgggtAAATATTGGCTCCTCTTCTTAATATACATGATTTTTGGAATATTGAACCTTGAATTAACACTTTTTGTGATTGATAAtggatttataaattttaatgcaACATAACATTTAGAATGtgtttaaattattgaaataggAAATGAGAAGGGATAATTTATTAGATTCTTCTATTATTGCTATATTTGAATCCTTTATTAGAAATGAGactagttaaaataaaaaataaagaaaaataaaaataaatttaaagttgactttttttttctcaattatataaaaattaaacatttttcaaaatacataaaatttatttatttattgtaaatcaaatataaaaaatatatatatcttgattttgtaATTACTTTCCTTAAATTATACATTCTTTTACAATATGTTTccttcttgaaaattttgaggaaatatATATCTTCAAATTTATCTCagagtaaataatttaaaattatacaagtttttaattaattttaattatgtaatgtattttttttaattaatttttatggtaagttaatcataagaaaattattttcttttacaattttttcGGTTACTTTTCCAATAACCAAACATAGATTGAGGTTTTGGTTatccaaaacttttttttatagcatTTAGGGGCTATCGATTGATCTCTTCAAAAAGTTTTGGAGTTTGAGAGTATTGTTATGggatgatttaatttaaaagacTGAAAACTGATAAAGGGTCATTGCATTGAAACAAGTTCTTGGGGGGTTGATGAGCGTCCGTTGGGAAAGGTGAGCAGAGAAGAGGAAGCAGCCAACAGTGTGGTGACAGGCGAACCCGTTTCTACCAAGGAACTTTTCTCCCCCCCAAGCAATCAATATGAATTCTCGATCGAGGTGATTAAGTGCTTAGATATCTCGAAAAAGCAAACATAAGGGAATTTTTAGAGCACAAATTCTTTTCCTTGCAAGAGACCAAATAGAGTAATGTTATCGTAAAATAAGATGAAAAAgagagatgagagagagagagagagagagagagaaggggtgGTGGCTGGAGGGGACCATGACGAGGAAGAGATGGGAGAGGTGGCGGAATCCCATGGCGAGAGAGGAGGAAATGATAAAGTCGTGCCATGTGTGATGGACTCATGGACATTGGACCATGGTGTGTGAGTGCGGCATCCCCTGGAAAGGCAATGAATGATTGAATGGGAGGCAACCCCGTTTCTAACTCCgttaactttatttatttataattttttttttgaaaaaaaagaaaagaaaagaaaggggaGGGGGGATTGGGGTCATATTCAGTGGGTCCCACCTGACGCTCACTTAACTGATGTTGACGTCTGAATCCCCGTATTCACAAGTCCTGTCCCAGTCGGCTATCCCCTCTTCTTCCCCGATACAGGACGCGTGTGCCCTCAAATGCCCTTCCTCAATTTCTGCCTTGTGCATCATTTTGGTGCGTACCACTTACATCCAGCCTTAAGTCCAATCATTGTGCGCAAAAACAAATGCTTTTCCCTTTATTAAACCACCGTTTACGTTTACGTTTAAGATTTAGATAAAACTCCACAACCGACTTAGTTCACATGCAAATTCCAACGGATAAGGAGTAAGGGCACTGCCCTAAACAAAAAATGCAATTAGGCCGGCGCATGCCCACTGTCCACCATGTCCTTAAAGCACTGTGTTGGAGTCTATTGCTCGCAAAAACTTGTCAAATCACCTCCTCCCCTCCCCTCAACTTCACCCCTATCCTTAGGCGTCTAATATCGCGCTATCGAAGTCGCTTACGGCACTGGGCACTGTAGAATGATTTTGAGAATGACAAGTGCGGTTTCATGTAGAGGTCAATGTTGAAAGAGGTACAACTATAGccataaaaattctattttagtGCTGTCCTGGCGTTCAAGATTTGGTACAAGACCCTATCAATTACTCACAAAAGGAAAACACCAGCTCTCCAACTGCCAAATTACCCAACCCCAACCCAAGATAAGGAATAAGGATgggtgttattttatttattcttaagaGCGTGCGCAACACAAGCCCTAAAAGAGCGTGGAGTAGCATCCCGAATTCAACTAGATGAGCATTCGAAGCTGGTCCCCACCACTGTCCCAATATCCCCATCCCCCATCTCCATTGCGCCTACGGCCACCAAGTTTCCAGTGTATGTTCTTGGGTACACATGAGCTGTATGCTATCACAGAAAAGGCATCTTTTTAGCATTGCGGTGCCGCTACGGCTCttgatgcttttttttttttttttaaggtggtTGCATGGccgaaaaatatatatacacataaaatcatttttttaaaaattaaaaattaaaatgatatatcCCCATATTATTATGACCTGGGAAGCTTTCCTCCTTCCTTATCTCTTCCAGGGTCCAGACTTCCAGCTCATATCACCCCATAGGAGCTCGTGCCAGTCACGTGCGTTTCGTATCGGTTTCTGAGATGAACCAATCCCACCTGTGAAAACTAATGATCCAATCCCTGGTGTTTTGATTCTGCGAGAGAGATGAAGAGAGACCTCCTAGATGGTTGTGGGGGAGGgggcggcggcggcggcggcggcaAAGGTGAAGAGGGGTCGTCTATGGTCTCTGCAAAGGGGAAGATGTGGGACGATGGGCAGCAGCAAGATGCAGGCATGGACGAGCTCTTGGCTGTTTTGGGTTACAATGTTCGGTCGTCGGACATGGTGGACGTGGCTCAGAAGCTGGAGCAGCTTGAGATGGTTATGGGTAACGCTCAGGAGGATGGGATTTCTCATCTCTCCTCTGGGACTGTTCATTATAACCCCTCCGATCTTTCCGGTTGGGTTCAGTCCATGCTTACTGAGCTCAATCCTCCCTCCTCTGCTTTCGCTTCCTCCTCACAGCAAACCCCCATCGACGATCCTCTCCTTGCTCCCTCCGAGTCCTCTACTATCACCACCCTTGATTTCTCCGGCTCGCGGCAGCAGTCGGAGCACCAGTCTCGCATCTATAACGACAACTCCGACTACGATCTCAGTGCGATTCCGGGCGTTGCCGTGTATCGGCGACCGGACCAACAGGGGGATGGGGAGAAGAGCAGCAAGCGGATGAAAACGGCGTCGTCGTCGTCTTCGTCATCGACGCAACAAGTACAGGAGAATGGGTTGGCGAGTGTCGCCGAGTCGACTCGGCCGGTTGTAGTGGTGGACTCGCAGGAAACGGGTGTGCGACTGGTTCACACCTTGATGGCTTGTGCAGACGCGGTTCAACAGGACAATATGAAGTTGGCAGATGCACTGGTGAAGCACATAGGCCTGCTGGCGGCGTCCCAAGCTGGCGCTATGAGAAAGGTCGCCACCTACTTCGCAGAAGCTCTGGCTCGTCGAATCTACAGAATCTACCCTCAAGACTCTCTGGAATCGTCTTACTCGGATATTCTCCAGATGCACTTCTATGAGGCCTGCCCCTACCTCAAATTCGCCCACTTCACAGCCAATCAAGCCATCCTCGAGGCCTTCGCCGGCGCCAACAGAGTTCATGTCATCGATTTCGGCCTGAAACAGGGGATGCAATGGCCGGCTCTTATGCAGGCCCTAGCATTGCGCCCTGGTGGCCCACCGTCATTTCGACTCACTGGAATTGGCCCTCCGCAGCCGGACAATACCGACGCGTTGCAGCAAGTGGGATGGAAGCTGGCCCAATTGGCTGAGACCATAGGCGTTGAGTTCGAATTCAGGGGATTCGTGGCGAACAGCTTGGCGGATCTGGAGCCATCCATGCTCCAAATCCGGCCGCCAGAGGTGGAGGCCGTGGCGGTGAACTCCGTGCTGGAGCTGCATCGCCTGCTGGCTCGACCGGGGGCCATCGAGAAGGTGTTGTCGTCTATCAAAGCCATGAAGCCGAAAATCGTGACGGTGGTGGAGCAAGAGGCGAGCCACAACGGGCCGGTGTTTCTGGACAGATTCACGGAGGCGCTGCACTACTACTCGAACCTGTTCGACTCACTGGAAGGGTGCGGGGTTTCGCCACCGAGTAGCCAAGACCTGATGATGTCGGAGATATACCTGGGGCGGCAGATATGCAACGTGGTGGCGTGTGAAGGAGCGGAGCGGGTTGAGAGGCACGAGACACTGAGTCAGTGGAGGAGTCGGATGGGGTCAGCAGGGTTCGACCCGGTTCACCTGGGCTCCAACGCCTTCAAGCAGGCGAGCATGCTGTTGGCTTTATTCGCGGGTGGGGACGGGTACAGAGTGGAAGAAAATAATGGGTGTCTGATGCTTGGCTGGCACACTCGTCCCCTCATCGCCACCTCCGCATGGCAACTCAACTCCAACTTCAACCCCACCTCCACCTCTGCCTCCACCTCTGCTCATTCTCAGTGACATTGGGTCTGGATGGCAACGCCCTTTTACTACTCTTTCTTTCCCTCCTGAGTCTCTCTGACTTGACTCTCCATTCCtgatttttctctcttcttgcTAGATTGTAATCTATTTGCTTagatatttttcctttaattatcATATCAGGGTGGACCGATGGATTGTGTATCTAGCTATTATTATATTTCtcactttttaataaaaaggtAAGGTAGTCTCAGTTCTCACTTCTCTGGCGGAGAGCGGAGATGGGAGACGGGAGACGGTAGATGTTCCAATTTCTTCCTCTGGAATTCTCTACTCTATAGAATGATTATACTATCATTACTAAGCTTcttgcaaatttttttattatctgaaAATTAAGTGACCAGGTCATGCATGCAAGTTCATGGTGTGGAGGATGCAGGGCCTGCCATTTTGAAGAAGAAGCGTGACTTGGCATAGATTGCTTTAGGACGGTTCTCCAATGGGATAACTCTCAAGTCTAATCTTGTACTAGAGTGTCAGGTGAGGGGTTGGGTTCATGTTTGCAATAATTTCGCATCACTCCCCTGAAAGTGATAGGACCCTGGGAGGGTCAATGGTTGTTGGTTGAGGCAAAGTTTGAAGAAAGCCAATTGTTGAAGGAGGCTATATTGATGTTTCTTAATTCTTATTCATTCCCTGGCCTCGAAAGTTGGAAGCTCCTCTAAAGGTATGAGAAACAAgtcatacaaaaaaaatttcatccctTGTGACATCTTTTATTGTTTGCTTATATAAGTTTTAATTCTACATATGCCTCTATGTTGGTTGGTCGGCACAAAGGGTTTTTGGTAATGTTTAGAAGCACTTGGTTCCAAATAGTCTAGGAATTCCTTCAGGTTTCctaatatttctttctttgccCATTATTGAGTATATACCTTTTGATGTGCATTCTGTATACTAAATCCCTGCTTGATTGTGCTCTTTCTTTTTATACCTACAATTTGTTTGTCCAGAAAGGATGTTATTTTAAGCGACACCAACTCTAAGCTACTACTCAAGTCATGGGTTCACCAAGGCCTAACTTTGACATGAAATCTATACCTTCtctcaacaatcaaacaatgacaagacaaataaaaatgatcaaGTCCATTAAAACACTAGGAAACTGTAAAACAAATTGACCTCATAGTCTACGTAAAGCTTTAGATGATAAGTCAAACAACcattataagaaaaaagatttttggTGAACAACTTTTTATGGTGGCCGCTACTATAACAGGCTTTTGATTGTGGCAGCAACAGAGCATCACTGTATGTTTCAATACATACCACATTTTTTGTAAGGTTTTCCTACAATGTTGTGACCATGTCTCTCATCATGACTAGTTGGTGTCTGTTTAGTTGGTCATGACCAAGGATATTTTACCTATTTTTCTgtttaaaaatcttttaattGCAACCCGATTAATGAACATGACTAATGTTTTAATATAGTTTATGGTCCTTTAGTTGGCCATCTTAAAATTTTGTTCAAATGGTTTAAGGATTCCTTTACTACTGCTaaatatctatttattaaaGTTCATTAATTGTATAGGTGGACCTTAATGTCATTGAATTGGAATATGTCCAAGCACCTATATGTCACTTATACAACTTAAGACACTTTTTCATTAATCAAGCTTGATAATGAGATTAGAAACATCAAAAGAATAAGCCCTTGAGTATTTTAAAGAATGGAAAGTATTGTATTATACAAGTCATGCAAGCTCATGGTCTAAGCATGTCTACCCAACTTGTGGAGCAATCAATCATTGGCCTTCTTATTGATAATGAGGATGAGACTAGAGCTATTGAGTAAGAGGCATAGTGTCGAGGTCCTTGTACTCAAGGTTGAGACACTCAAGGACATCATGCAAGCTTTTTTCGCACAACTATAGATCTTCATGGCCCTCTAATGTCTTCTATCAATTGTCTGTTGGCATCTATGGATCAATTGCACCTTCTCATGGATGCACATATCGATGGTTTGCAAACACATCTAGATGGTCGGGTTGATGAGTTGTATGATTGTTCTCAGCATATAGATGGTCATCTTGCTTTTATGGACTGAGTCTTAGGCTCCATTTCTACTTGGGTACATCACAACCTATCTTGAGGTCATGCCATGTTCCACTGCCTCCTCTAAATCATGATAGCTAGatttttaagggtttttttttttttttgtgtattactccaactatgtttttttttcttgatatatttcttacttgtTTTAGATGTATTGAGTTGAGTTTGCAGTATTTTCAATATGTTGAAATCTTATTTGTTTATGTTCTTTTAGTCTATGATTGAATCCTAAACCTTGTTTATCTATATATGTTGTTTCGTTCTCCATTTTGTgttaattgatttatatctACTTTGTctattttatgacaaaaaaggTGAGATGATGTTCAGGATGCGATTGAGTATTGATGACATGATAGATTATTGATAATATGATTGAATGATTATCATTTGTTGGACTGTGATCATTGAGGATATGATTGTGTTTCATGGGTTTTATTGTTTTAGTGTTTGCAAATCACTAGTTCCTTCCATTCGACTTTTTCTAATATGGTGTTGACATCGAATATCGGTATTTAGGATGTTTGGTTGACAagtgatattaagttatttgtaAACTCCATTTAAGAGTATTAGGGGTTTATGTGATCaattttttgtcacaaaattgttAGAGATTAATGCATTAGTATAATTAGATTAAGTTGACAATTTTGCTCTATTCATcctattttaggattttttatattttcttgtgACATACACTCCATTGAAGACCCAAGATTGCTACAACATCAATAAGGATAGCatagataataataaagatCTTCAAAAAGTGCAACAACTTTTATTAGTGGCATAAAGtggattttataaattttagaaaatttagaaaattaagcaatttatattttttagtaaaaaggATTTTGAGATTGAGCACCCAAGCATACTTTTAATTACTCAAGCACTAAAGTGCTCAAGCACAACTTGAGAGTACTCAAGCATTGTCCATAGGAGATCAAATGGTGAGACCAAATTTGCCAAATTTCACtttgtaaattttattattattattactattattattattattattattattattattattattattattattattattattattattattattattattattttgccaTATTTTGGCAAGCCCGTTTTGGAAAAATGGGAGTTTGGAAATAGTTCGAGTCCATAAGGGTATTACTTCTATATATGTgccttaaaattttaatttcctaTTTATGCAAAAGCCTAAAAGTTATTACACTTTCCGTTACTCAAAACTCTCAAAGGTGTTTGCTTTCATTCTTAAGTTTATGAGAGAGAATCGTATCACCTCAAAGTGTTAAGGAGTCCACTAAAGTGCATGATAGTGCTATGTTGCAGACATGGGGTTAAGTGTAGGTAGTGAGATGTAAGTCTCAAAACATATTAATGGTTAAGTAAATCTTATTGGGAGCCCTTAAATGCATGACataatataacaataaatagatttcattaataattatattatgattttgctTACCCTTTCACTATCTCATTTatgcattatttatttattcaggTTTGCatcacttacattgtacatgacttgagtgcattaagAATCACACAAAAAATCCAAGTCATAAGTTTAGTGTTAGCTAATTGTTGAGATTGAgtccctaaaagcaagacatgatgtaataaaattaGACTTAACTGTTCTCTTGCTATCTTTTTGAtgtattgatattgatttgagcatttaactcatttatcttacattgtatataacttg
It contains:
- the LOC100253268 gene encoding DELLA protein GAI — protein: MKRDLLDGCGGGGGGGGGGKGEEGSSMVSAKGKMWDDGQQQDAGMDELLAVLGYNVRSSDMVDVAQKLEQLEMVMGNAQEDGISHLSSGTVHYNPSDLSGWVQSMLTELNPPSSAFASSSQQTPIDDPLLAPSESSTITTLDFSGSRQQSEHQSRIYNDNSDYDLSAIPGVAVYRRPDQQGDGEKSSKRMKTASSSSSSSTQQVQENGLASVAESTRPVVVVDSQETGVRLVHTLMACADAVQQDNMKLADALVKHIGLLAASQAGAMRKVATYFAEALARRIYRIYPQDSLESSYSDILQMHFYEACPYLKFAHFTANQAILEAFAGANRVHVIDFGLKQGMQWPALMQALALRPGGPPSFRLTGIGPPQPDNTDALQQVGWKLAQLAETIGVEFEFRGFVANSLADLEPSMLQIRPPEVEAVAVNSVLELHRLLARPGAIEKVLSSIKAMKPKIVTVVEQEASHNGPVFLDRFTEALHYYSNLFDSLEGCGVSPPSSQDLMMSEIYLGRQICNVVACEGAERVERHETLSQWRSRMGSAGFDPVHLGSNAFKQASMLLALFAGGDGYRVEENNGCLMLGWHTRPLIATSAWQLNSNFNPTSTSASTSAHSQ